One genomic segment of Pagrus major chromosome 13, Pma_NU_1.0 includes these proteins:
- the LOC141007041 gene encoding E3 ubiquitin/ISG15 ligase TRIM25-like gives MAQLDREKLSCSICLDLLKDPVTIPCGHSYCMSCIKDCWDTEKDKEAHSCPQCRQSFTPRPVLVKNTMLAELVEEVKKVQLQAASPDHSYAGPGDVACDYCTGKKLKAFKSCLVCMLSYCEQHLQPHYSLAPLKKHKLVEATLKLQENICSRHDEVMKIFCRTDQQCICYLCSMDDHKGHDTVSAAAERAERQTELGASQQTIQQRIQDREKDVKVLQRRVEAINLSADKAVEDSEKTFTQLIRLIEKRSSEVKQQIRSQQKTEVSRAKDLEEELQQEITELRRKDAELEKLSHTEDQLHFLNNYFSLSGLSEPKDLPSIVIRPLCSFEGVTASVSEARDKLQAVLSEEWTKISLAVTEVDVLLPQAEPRTRTELLKYSYEITLDPNTANKRLSLSDRNRKATLMSVDQVYSAHPHRFGEMWQVLSRDGLTGRCYWEVKWSGMVDIAVAYKNISRTGTVYECGFGNNDKSWSLRCYSGGYRFFHHNIVTSISGPQSSTIGVYLDHSAGTLSYYSVSETITLLHRVQTTFTQPLYAGFLLPDSFGSTAELCELK, from the coding sequence ATGGCGCAGCTGGATCGAGAGAAACTGAGCTGTTCAATCTGTCTGGATCTTCTGAAGGATCCAGTGACTATTCCCTGTGGGCACAGCTACTGCATGAGCTGTATTAAAGACTGCTGGGACACGGAGAAAGACAAGGAAgcacacagctgccctcagtgcaggcagagcttcacaccgaggcctgtcctggtgaaaaacaccatgttagcagagttagtggaggaagtgaagaaagtACAACTTCAAGCTGCTTCACCTGATCATTCCTATGCTGGACCTGGAGACGTGGCCTGTGATTACTGCACTGGGAAGAAGCTGAAAGCCTTCAAGTCCTGTCTGGTGTGTATGCTCTCATACTGTGAgcaacacctccagcctcactaCAGTCTGGCtccattaaagaaacacaagctggttgAAGCCACCTTAAAGCttcaggagaacatctgctctcgccatgacgaggtgatgaagattttctgccgcactgatcagcagtgtatctgttatctctgctccatGGATGATCATAAAGGCCATGAcacagtctctgctgcagcagaaagggCTGAGAGGCAGACGGAGCTCGGGGCGAGTCAGCAAACAATCcaacagagaatccaggacagagagaaagacgtcAAGGTGCTTCAGCGGAGGGTGGAGGCTATCAATCTTTCTGCTGACAAAGCTGTGGAGGACAGCGAGAAGACATTCACCCAGTTGATCCGTCTCATtgagaagagaagctctgaagtgaagcagcagatcagatcacagcagaaaactgaagtgagtcgagctAAAGATcttgaggaggagctgcagcaggagatcactgagctgcggaggaaagacgctgagctggagaagctctcacacactgaaGATCAACTCCATTTCCTGAACAACTACTTCTCACTGTCAGGTCTGAGCGAACCTAAAGACTTACCCAGCATTGTTATACGTCCTCTGTGCTCTTTTGAGGGTGTGACAGCATCTGTGTCGGAGGCCAGAGATAAACTTCAGGCTGTCCTGAGTGAGGAGTGGACAAAGATCTCACTggcagtgactgaagtggatgttttactgcctcAAGCAGagcccagaaccagaactgaacTTCTCAAGTATTCTTatgaaatcacactggatccaaacacagcaaacaaacgTTTGTCATTAAGTgacaggaacagaaaagcaacattaatgtCAGTAGACCAGGTATATTCAGCTCACCCACACAGATTTGGTGAAATGTggcaggtcctgagtagagacggtctgactggacgttgttactgggaggtgaagTGGAGCGGGATGGTTGATATAGCAGTTGCATACAAGAACATTAGCAGAACAGGGACCGTGTATGAATGTGGATTTGGAAATAATGACAAATCCTGGTCATTAAGATGTTACAGTGGAGGTTATAGATTCTTTCATCATAATATTGTTACTTCCATCTCAGGCCCTCAGTCCTCCACAATAGGAGTTTACCTGGATCATAGTGCAGGTACTCTGTCTtactacagcgtctctgaaaccatcactctcctccacagagtccagaccacgttcactcagcctctctatgctggattTTTGCTTCCAGACAGTTTTGGTAGCACAGCAGAGTTGTGTGAGCTCAAGTAG
- the LOC141007626 gene encoding E3 ubiquitin/ISG15 ligase TRIM25-like, translating into MAQHVLQLDREKLSCSICLDLLKDPVTIPCGHSYCMSCIKDCWDTEKDKEAHSCPQCRQSFTPRPVLVKNIMFAELVEEVKKVQLQAASPDHSYAGPGDVACDFCTGKKLKAFKSCLVCMASYCEQHLQPHYSVAPFKKHKLVEATLKLQENICSRHDEVMKIFCRTDQQCICYLCSMDDHKGHDTVSAAAERAERQTELGASQQTIQQRIQDREKDVKVLQRRVEAINLSADKAVEDSEKTFTQLIRLIEKRSSEVKQQIRSQQKTEVSRAKDLEEELQQEITELRRKDTELEKLSHTEDHLHFLNNYFSLSRLSEPKDLPSIDIRPLCSFEGVTAAVSEARDKLQAVLSEEWTKISRAVTEVDVLLPQAEPRTRTELLKYSCEITLDPNTANKSLSLSDRNRKATLMSVDQVYSAHPDRFGKLAQVLSREGLTGRCYWEVKWSGTIRIAVSYKNISRTGTYTECAFGNNNKSWSLRCDSRGYEFRHNNIVTSISGPQSSTIGVYLDHSAGTLSYYSVSETITLLHRVQTTFTQPLYPGFWLPNNVGDTAELCELK; encoded by the coding sequence ATGGCGCAGCATGTGCTTCAGCTGGATCGAGAGAAACTGAGCTGTTCAATCTGTCTGGATCttctgaaggatccggtgactattccctgtggGCACAGCTACTGCATGAGCTGTATTAAAGACTGCTGGGACACGGAGAAAGACAAGGAAgcacacagctgccctcagtgcaggcagagcttcacaccgaggcctgtcctggtgaaaaacatcatgtttgcaGAGTTagtggaggaagtgaagaaagtACAACTTCAAGCTGCTTCACCTGATCATTCCTATGCTGGACCTGGAGACGTGGCCTGTGACTTCTGCACTGGGAAGAAGCTGAAAGCCTTCAAGTCCTGTCTGGTGTGTAtggcctcttactgtgagcaACACCTTCAGCCTCACTACAGTGTGGCTCCAttcaagaaacacaagctggttgAAGCCACCTTAAAGCttcaggagaacatctgctctcgccatgacgaggtgatgaagattttctgccgcactgatcagcagtgtatctgttatctctgctccatGGATGATCATAAAGGCCATGAcacagtctctgctgcagcagaaagggCTGAGAGGCAGACGGAGCTCGGGGCGAGTCAGCAAACAATCcaacagagaatccaggacagagagaaagacgtcAAGGTGCTTCAGCGGAGGGTGGAGGCTATCAATCTTTCTGCTGACAAAGCTGTGGAGGACAGTGAGAAGACATTCACCCAGTTGATCCGTCTCATtgagaagagaagctctgaagtgaagcagcagatcagatcacagcagaaaactgaagtgagtcgagctAAAGATcttgaggaggagctgcagcaggagatcactgagctgcgGAGGAAAGAcactgagctggagaagctctcacacactgaaGATCATCTCCATTTCCTGAACAACTACTTCTCACTGTCACGTCTGAGCGAACCTAAAGACTTACCCAGCATTGATATACGTCCTCTGTGCTCTTTTGAgggtgtgacagcagctgtgtcggAGGCCAGAGATAAACTTCAGGCTGTCCTGAGTGAGGAGTGGACAAAGATCTCACGggcagtgactgaagtggatgttttactgcctcAAGCAGagcccagaaccagaactgaacTTCTCAAGTATTCttgtgaaatcacactggatccaaacacagcaaacaaaagtTTGTCATTAAGTgacaggaacagaaaagcaacattaatgtCAGTAGACCAGGTATATTCAGCTCACCCAGACAGATTTGGTAAATTGGcgcaggtcctgagtagagagggtctgactggacgttgttactgggaggtgaagTGGAGCGGGACAATTCGTATAGCAGTTTCATACAAGAACATTAGCAGAACAGGGACCTATACTGAATGTGCATTTGGAAATAATAACAAATCCTGGTCATTAAGATGTGACAGTAGAGGTTATGAATTCAGACATAATAATATTGTTACTTCCATCTCAGGCCCTCAGTCCTCCACAATAGGAGTTTACCTGGATCATAGTGCAGGTACTCTGTCTtactacagcgtctctgaaaccatcactctcctccacagagtccagaccacgttcactcagcctctctatccTGGATTTTGGCTTCCAAACAATGTTGGTGACACAGCAGAGTTGTGTGAGCTCAAGTAG